A region from the Azospirillum thermophilum genome encodes:
- a CDS encoding chemotaxis protein CheW gives MNTSTALAPVAGIRNEAAAVNGTEEQYVTFTVGSEEYGVNILAVREIRGWTPESRLPNLPDYVRGVINLRGIIIPIFDLRARFGGGATEVTRRHVVVVVQVGERTRGILVDAISDILAIGHDAIKPPPDVDSGLIDAEYLSGLYTADDRMVTLLNVERLFAVEVHEADAPAKTPPALEKPV, from the coding sequence ATGAACACGTCCACAGCACTCGCTCCCGTCGCGGGCATCCGCAACGAAGCCGCCGCCGTCAACGGGACGGAGGAGCAGTACGTCACCTTCACCGTCGGCAGCGAGGAATACGGCGTCAACATCCTGGCCGTCCGCGAGATCCGCGGCTGGACCCCGGAAAGCCGCCTGCCCAACCTGCCGGACTATGTCCGCGGCGTGATCAACCTGCGCGGCATCATCATCCCGATCTTCGACCTGCGCGCCCGCTTCGGCGGCGGCGCCACCGAGGTGACCAGGCGCCATGTCGTCGTCGTCGTCCAGGTGGGGGAGCGCACGCGCGGCATCCTGGTCGACGCCATCTCCGACATCCTGGCCATCGGCCACGACGCCATCAAGCCGCCGCCCGACGTGGACAGCGGGCTGATCGACGCCGAGTACCTCAGCGGCCTCTACACCGCCGACGACCGCATGGTCACCCTGCTGAACGTCGAGCGGCTGTTCGCGGTGGAGGTCCACGAGGCCGACGCGCCCGCCAAGACGCCACCGGCGCTGGAAAAGCCCGTTTGA
- a CDS encoding CheR family methyltransferase — translation MDDAPPASARPSPRDLPGSGRREFPFHRRHFDLIARMLYQLAGIALAPHKVEMVYSRLARRLRDLRLPDFDSYCALLEGEDGAAEVGYLVNALTTNLTSFYREAHHFEFLAHHALPEFRARNARSHIHPGPHPGSPAPHPTRPRLRIWSAGCSSGPEPYTIAMVLASTLGAELPHWDARILATDIDTHMVETARRGVYPAEMTSGIPPAVRDRFTHRTRDRGEPAVAMDDALRRLITFKPLNLLEPWPMKGPFDAIFCRNVLIYFDRPGRMKVIDQFARMLPPDRYLFLGHSESLYGVSSRFRQVGPTIYQRV, via the coding sequence ATGGACGATGCGCCGCCCGCGTCCGCCCGCCCCTCGCCGCGCGACCTGCCGGGGTCGGGGCGGCGCGAGTTCCCCTTCCACCGCCGCCATTTCGACCTGATCGCCCGCATGCTCTACCAGCTCGCCGGCATCGCGCTCGCCCCGCACAAGGTCGAGATGGTCTATTCCCGCCTCGCCCGCCGGCTGCGCGACCTGCGGCTGCCCGACTTCGACAGCTACTGCGCCCTGCTGGAGGGCGAGGACGGCGCGGCGGAGGTCGGCTATCTGGTCAACGCGCTGACCACCAACCTGACCAGCTTCTACCGCGAGGCCCACCACTTCGAATTCCTCGCTCATCACGCCCTGCCGGAGTTCCGGGCGCGCAACGCCCGCTCCCACATCCATCCCGGCCCCCATCCCGGCTCCCCGGCCCCCCACCCCACCCGGCCGCGGCTGCGCATCTGGTCGGCCGGCTGCTCCTCGGGGCCGGAGCCCTACACCATCGCCATGGTGCTGGCCTCCACGCTCGGGGCGGAGCTGCCGCACTGGGACGCCCGCATCCTCGCCACCGACATCGACACCCACATGGTCGAGACGGCCCGCCGCGGCGTCTATCCGGCGGAGATGACCTCCGGCATCCCCCCGGCGGTACGCGACCGCTTCACCCACCGCACCCGCGACCGCGGCGAGCCGGCGGTGGCGATGGACGACGCCCTCAGGCGGCTGATCACCTTCAAGCCGCTGAACCTGCTGGAACCCTGGCCGATGAAGGGACCGTTCGACGCCATCTTCTGCCGCAACGTCCTGATCTATTTCGACCGCCCCGGCCGCATGAAGGTGATCGACCAGTTCGCCCGCATGCTGCCGCCCGACCGCTACCTGTTCCTCGGCCATTCGGAGAGCCTCTACGGCGTCTCCTCGCGCTTCCGGCAGGTCGGCCCGACCATCTACCAGAGGGTCTGA
- a CDS encoding divergent polysaccharide deacetylase family protein yields MNAAALLGRLKLVPKFPRPRLRMGKPGMGWLSRFRRPRPGGGPGQGGPKAPLPRAALAAWGVFLLGLAGIAGWLAYEAPHTLEAREAAMPKVTVAVQGLPAPPPAAQPPAPPAAPAQTAQAPAAAPAQPAQAPAPPPAAPPAMPLPDPAAPVQLTPAPVPGLVEDSRNGPLPRIAEDGRKPWQVYARPFPLADKRPRIAIVMTDMGLSGVTTGNALAKLPPGVTLAFVPFAERLDNWVERARGKGHEVMLSIPMEPLTYPRDDPGPNALLTMLAPDRNLERLEWSLGKAMGYVGITSTTGSKFTANPDAMRPVIDVLKARGLLYLDARVNPKSAGAPLATLAGVPRAIADKVIDRDLSRGAIDDQLRELETIARANGAAVGIGSPYPTTVERIALWMTALADRGFVLAPVSAVVNLQKQP; encoded by the coding sequence GTGAACGCCGCCGCCCTGCTGGGCCGCCTGAAGCTCGTCCCGAAATTCCCCCGTCCCAGGCTGCGGATGGGCAAGCCGGGGATGGGATGGCTGTCGCGTTTCAGGCGGCCACGGCCGGGCGGCGGGCCGGGACAGGGCGGGCCGAAGGCCCCTCTCCCCCGGGCGGCGCTGGCCGCCTGGGGCGTCTTCCTTCTGGGGCTGGCCGGCATCGCCGGCTGGCTCGCCTATGAGGCGCCGCACACGCTGGAGGCCCGCGAGGCCGCCATGCCCAAGGTGACGGTGGCGGTCCAGGGGCTGCCCGCGCCGCCGCCCGCCGCCCAGCCGCCGGCCCCGCCCGCCGCTCCGGCCCAGACGGCGCAGGCTCCCGCCGCGGCGCCGGCCCAGCCTGCCCAAGCGCCCGCACCACCTCCCGCCGCACCTCCCGCCATGCCCCTGCCCGACCCGGCGGCGCCGGTGCAGCTCACACCGGCCCCGGTGCCGGGGCTGGTGGAGGACAGCCGCAACGGCCCGCTGCCCCGCATCGCCGAGGACGGGCGCAAGCCCTGGCAGGTCTATGCCCGGCCCTTCCCCCTCGCCGACAAACGGCCGCGCATCGCCATCGTGATGACCGACATGGGGCTGAGCGGGGTGACGACCGGCAACGCGCTGGCCAAGCTGCCGCCCGGCGTCACGCTGGCCTTCGTTCCCTTCGCCGAGCGGCTCGACAACTGGGTGGAGCGCGCCCGCGGCAAGGGGCACGAGGTCATGCTGTCCATCCCGATGGAACCGCTGACCTACCCGCGCGACGATCCCGGCCCCAACGCGCTGCTGACCATGCTGGCGCCCGACCGCAACCTGGAACGGCTGGAATGGTCGCTGGGCAAGGCGATGGGCTATGTCGGGATCACCAGCACGACGGGCAGCAAGTTCACCGCCAATCCCGACGCCATGCGGCCGGTGATCGACGTGCTGAAGGCGCGCGGCCTGCTCTATCTCGACGCCCGCGTCAACCCGAAGAGCGCCGGGGCGCCGCTCGCCACCCTGGCCGGCGTGCCGCGGGCCATCGCCGACAAGGTGATCGACCGCGACCTGTCGCGCGGCGCCATCGACGACCAGCTCCGCGAGCTGGAGACGATCGCCAGGGCCAACGGGGCCGCCGTCGGCATCGGCTCCCCCTATCCCACCACGGTGGAGCGCATCGCGCTGTGGATGACGGCGCTGGCCGACCGCGGCTTCGTGCTCGCCCCGGTTTCCGCCGTGGTGAACCTGCAGAAGCAACCGTGA
- a CDS encoding chemotaxis protein CheA, translating into MEDLSRFKQTYFEESAELLAIAEAGLLRLAPGEVDMDEVNAIFRAVHSIKGGGGAFGFTDLVAFAHEFETVMDGVRNSDIPVTTPLVDTLIRANDLLAQLLAYAREEGEVPAGLTDDTVAALRRIQQNRGAAPAPAPAAAPAASAAPAALPDEEDAEAGIFGDALAAINAARAEQEPPADPAALPEDTAEPGRLRWTIVFRPRGDLLMSGNEPAFMLRALKRLGEAEITCHLDRLPSLQNLEAEQLYLSWTVTLLTDPAVGRDRIEDVFEFVADECDIAITVETPPAPAAMPAGPDAAAPVAVTDPVPAPATAAASSAAATSAATSAGVPAAKPAEPGAGKSGGARPGGNGGADHAGITNHTIRVDLDKIDRLVNMVGEMVITQAMIAEHVRELPQGQFQELLEGLEQLAQHTRELRESVMSIRAQPVSSVFSRMPRLVRECAAATAKEVQLVTSGETTEVDKTVVENLVDPLTHMIRNSIDHGLEPPDERERIGKPRAGTVHLSAQHRSGRIVIEVTDDGRGINRPKVLSKAIEKGLVQPGASLTDEEIDNLIFLPGFSTADQVSNLSGRGVGMDVVRRNITSLGGRIGVYSTPGEGSRFVLSLPLTLAVLDGMVISVGEERFVLPLTNIVESLRPKPADLHGLVGKCEVMMARGDYVRLVHLHALFGIPGAERDATRGLVVLVETEDGSRLGLVVDEVLGQQQVVIKSLEANFRRLDGVAAATILGDGRVALILDVAGLREMSRHTDPQDDAPRDRSAGAVLAPPPAALPAPRQRETV; encoded by the coding sequence GTGGAAGATCTCAGCCGCTTCAAGCAGACCTACTTCGAGGAGAGCGCCGAGCTGCTGGCGATCGCCGAGGCCGGGCTGCTCCGCCTCGCCCCCGGCGAGGTCGACATGGACGAGGTCAACGCCATCTTCCGCGCCGTCCACTCCATCAAGGGCGGCGGCGGCGCCTTCGGCTTCACCGACCTCGTCGCCTTCGCGCACGAGTTCGAGACGGTGATGGACGGGGTGCGCAACAGCGACATCCCGGTGACCACCCCGCTGGTCGACACGCTGATCCGCGCCAACGACCTGCTGGCCCAGCTCCTCGCCTATGCCCGCGAGGAGGGGGAGGTGCCGGCCGGCCTCACCGACGACACGGTCGCCGCGCTCCGCCGCATCCAGCAGAACCGCGGCGCCGCGCCCGCGCCGGCTCCGGCCGCCGCGCCCGCCGCGTCCGCCGCGCCCGCGGCCCTGCCCGACGAGGAGGATGCCGAGGCCGGCATCTTCGGCGACGCGCTGGCCGCCATCAACGCCGCCCGCGCCGAGCAGGAGCCGCCCGCCGACCCGGCGGCGCTCCCGGAGGACACCGCGGAGCCCGGCCGCCTGCGCTGGACCATCGTCTTCCGCCCGCGCGGCGACCTGCTGATGTCGGGCAACGAGCCGGCCTTCATGCTGCGCGCTCTGAAGCGGCTGGGCGAGGCGGAGATCACCTGCCACCTCGACCGGCTGCCCTCCCTGCAGAACCTGGAGGCGGAACAGCTCTATCTCTCCTGGACCGTCACGCTGCTGACCGATCCCGCGGTCGGCCGCGACCGGATCGAGGACGTCTTCGAGTTCGTCGCCGACGAGTGCGACATCGCCATCACGGTGGAGACGCCGCCCGCCCCGGCCGCGATGCCGGCGGGGCCGGACGCCGCCGCGCCGGTCGCCGTCACGGATCCCGTGCCGGCCCCCGCCACCGCCGCCGCCTCCTCGGCCGCTGCCACCTCCGCTGCCACCTCCGCTGGCGTCCCCGCGGCGAAGCCCGCCGAGCCCGGCGCCGGCAAGTCCGGCGGCGCGCGCCCCGGCGGCAACGGCGGGGCGGACCATGCCGGCATCACCAACCACACGATCCGCGTCGACCTCGACAAGATCGACCGGCTGGTGAACATGGTCGGCGAGATGGTGATCACCCAGGCGATGATCGCCGAGCATGTGCGCGAGCTGCCGCAGGGCCAGTTCCAGGAACTGCTGGAGGGGTTGGAGCAGCTCGCCCAGCACACCCGCGAGCTGCGCGAGAGCGTCATGTCGATCCGCGCCCAGCCGGTCTCCAGCGTCTTCTCGCGCATGCCGCGGCTGGTGCGCGAATGCGCCGCCGCCACGGCCAAGGAGGTGCAGCTCGTCACCTCCGGCGAGACGACGGAGGTCGACAAGACGGTGGTGGAGAACCTCGTCGATCCGCTGACCCACATGATCCGCAACTCCATCGACCACGGGCTGGAGCCGCCGGACGAGCGCGAGCGCATCGGCAAGCCGCGCGCCGGCACCGTGCACCTGTCGGCGCAGCACCGCTCCGGGCGCATCGTCATCGAGGTGACCGACGACGGCCGCGGCATCAACCGGCCCAAGGTGCTGTCCAAGGCGATCGAGAAGGGGCTGGTGCAGCCCGGCGCCAGCCTGACCGACGAGGAGATCGACAACCTGATCTTCCTGCCGGGCTTCTCCACCGCCGACCAGGTGTCGAACCTGTCCGGGCGCGGCGTCGGCATGGACGTGGTCCGGCGCAACATCACCTCGCTCGGCGGGCGCATCGGCGTCTATTCCACCCCCGGCGAGGGCTCGCGCTTCGTGCTGTCGCTGCCGCTGACCCTGGCGGTGCTCGACGGCATGGTCATCTCGGTCGGGGAGGAGCGCTTCGTCCTGCCGCTGACCAACATCGTGGAGAGCCTGCGGCCGAAGCCCGCCGACCTGCACGGGCTGGTCGGCAAGTGCGAGGTGATGATGGCGCGCGGCGACTATGTCCGCCTCGTCCACCTGCACGCCCTGTTCGGCATTCCCGGCGCCGAGCGCGACGCCACCCGCGGCCTCGTCGTGCTGGTCGAGACGGAGGACGGCTCCCGCCTCGGCCTCGTCGTGGACGAGGTGCTGGGCCAGCAGCAGGTCGTCATCAAGAGCCTGGAGGCCAACTTCCGCCGGCTCGACGGCGTCGCCGCCGCGACGATCCTCGGCGACGGCCGGGTGGCGCTGATCCTCGACGTCGCCGGCCTGCGCGAGATGAGCCGCCACACCGATCCGCAGGACGACGCCCCGCGCGACCGCAGCGCCGGCGCCGTCCTGGCGCCGCCGCCCGCCGCCCTTCCCGCCCCCCGTCAACGCGAAACGGTCTGA
- a CDS encoding S41 family peptidase — MRMMKRAVTAAALVFLGAGVATVTAQSGSSNTSETYRQLNLFGDVFERVRAEYVEQVTDEQLIETAINGMLTSLDPHSSYLNKKSFQDMQVQTRGEFGGLGIEVTMENGLVKVVSPIDDTPAFRAGLQPGDLIVQLNGEPVMGLSLNEAVEKMRGPVGSELKLTVRRGEAGEPFEVTLNRAVIKVQSVRFRTEGDIGYVRITSFNEQTQQGLEKAISAIQQQVGDKLKGYVLDLRNNPGGLLDQAVSVSDTFLDKGEIVSTRGRKSEEGTRFNAKPGDLTKGLPLVVLINGGSASASEIVAGALQDHKRAIVMGTQSFGKGSVQTIIPLPGHGAMRLTTARYYTPSGRSIQQLGITPDIEVHAARVEDLDQNIIRRRESDLKGALRNPDAANQNQPPKPATTRPAPGQPGAGNAPAPGAAPNGAPGAAPGAAPGANAPADPDAPAAAANGQQPFDNQLARALDLLRGVALFQARASAR; from the coding sequence ATGAGGATGATGAAGCGTGCCGTCACCGCGGCGGCCCTGGTTTTCCTGGGCGCGGGTGTGGCCACCGTGACCGCGCAGTCCGGCAGTTCCAACACGTCGGAGACCTACCGCCAGCTCAACCTGTTCGGCGACGTCTTCGAACGGGTGCGGGCGGAATATGTGGAACAGGTCACCGACGAGCAGCTGATCGAAACCGCGATCAACGGCATGCTCACCTCGCTCGACCCGCATTCCAGCTACCTGAACAAGAAGAGCTTCCAGGACATGCAGGTCCAGACCCGCGGCGAGTTCGGCGGGCTCGGGATCGAGGTCACCATGGAGAACGGCCTGGTCAAGGTCGTCTCGCCGATCGACGACACCCCGGCCTTCCGCGCCGGCCTGCAGCCGGGCGACCTGATCGTCCAGCTCAACGGCGAGCCGGTGATGGGCCTCAGCCTGAACGAGGCGGTGGAGAAGATGCGCGGCCCCGTGGGCAGCGAGCTGAAGCTGACCGTGCGCCGCGGCGAGGCGGGCGAGCCCTTCGAGGTGACGCTGAACCGCGCCGTCATCAAGGTGCAGTCGGTCCGCTTCCGCACCGAGGGCGACATCGGCTACGTCCGCATCACCAGCTTCAACGAGCAGACCCAGCAGGGGCTGGAGAAGGCGATCTCCGCGATCCAGCAGCAGGTGGGCGACAAGCTGAAGGGCTACGTGCTCGACCTGCGCAACAATCCGGGCGGCCTGCTCGACCAGGCGGTGTCGGTGTCCGACACCTTCCTCGACAAGGGCGAGATCGTCTCGACCCGCGGCCGCAAGTCGGAGGAAGGCACCCGCTTCAACGCCAAGCCGGGCGACCTGACCAAGGGCCTGCCGCTGGTGGTGCTGATCAACGGCGGCTCGGCCTCCGCGTCGGAGATCGTCGCCGGCGCGCTGCAGGACCACAAGCGCGCCATCGTCATGGGCACCCAGTCCTTCGGCAAGGGCTCCGTCCAGACCATCATCCCGCTGCCCGGCCACGGCGCGATGCGGCTGACGACGGCGCGCTACTACACGCCGTCGGGCCGCTCGATCCAGCAGCTCGGCATCACGCCGGACATCGAGGTGCACGCCGCCCGCGTGGAGGACCTCGACCAGAACATCATCCGGCGCCGCGAGTCCGACCTGAAGGGGGCGCTGCGCAACCCCGACGCCGCCAACCAGAACCAGCCGCCGAAGCCGGCGACCACCAGGCCGGCCCCCGGCCAGCCCGGCGCCGGCAACGCCCCGGCTCCCGGTGCCGCCCCGAACGGCGCCCCCGGTGCGGCCCCGGGTGCGGCCCCGGGAGCGAATGCGCCGGCCGATCCGGACGCGCCGGCCGCGGCGGCGAACGGCCAGCAGCCCTTCGACAACCAGCTCGCCCGCGCGCTGGACCTGCTGCGGGGTGTCGCCCTGTTCCAGGCCCGCGCCAGCGCCCGCTGA
- a CDS encoding response regulator: MEPSVKKKVLTVDDSRTMRDMVAFTLKNAGYEVVEASDGQQALSVVAANKVDLVITDLNMPVMDGLTLIRRLRATPAHRTTPILMLTTEADESKKMEGRSAGATGWIVKPFNPDKLISVVQKVCG, encoded by the coding sequence ATGGAGCCAAGCGTGAAGAAGAAGGTTCTGACCGTCGACGATTCCCGCACCATGCGCGACATGGTGGCGTTCACGCTGAAGAATGCGGGCTACGAGGTGGTGGAGGCCTCCGACGGCCAGCAGGCCCTGTCGGTCGTCGCCGCCAACAAGGTGGACCTCGTCATCACCGACCTGAACATGCCGGTCATGGACGGGCTGACGCTGATCCGCCGCCTGCGCGCCACCCCGGCGCACCGTACGACCCCCATCCTCATGCTCACCACCGAGGCGGACGAGAGCAAGAAGATGGAAGGCCGCTCGGCCGGTGCCACCGGCTGGATCGTCAAGCCGTTCAACCCCGACAAGCTGATCTCCGTCGTGCAGAAGGTCTGCGGCTGA
- a CDS encoding murein hydrolase activator EnvC family protein yields the protein MAPQAGSIMFAGPFKGYGQILIVEHGNGYHSLIAGLGRIDTAVGKRVAAGEPVGLMPADGSPDLYFELRRNGQPINPQRGFGAPEGKGQG from the coding sequence GTGGCCCCGCAGGCCGGTTCGATCATGTTCGCCGGCCCCTTCAAGGGCTATGGCCAGATATTGATCGTGGAACACGGCAACGGATATCATAGTCTTATTGCGGGATTGGGCCGGATCGACACGGCCGTGGGCAAGCGGGTGGCCGCCGGGGAACCGGTCGGACTCATGCCGGCGGACGGGTCTCCGGATCTGTACTTCGAGCTGCGACGCAACGGTCAGCCGATCAATCCGCAGCGCGGGTTCGGCGCCCCGGAGGGGAAAGGACAAGGCTAG
- a CDS encoding STAS domain-containing protein, producing the protein MTLIKWSEENGQVRLGLPGDLDLPMAQPLADSLRAAAAAAPCVLVQADAVERVSTACVQALVVAARDLAEHGGIFAVLSPSEALTEACEDLGLASWLKQWSQA; encoded by the coding sequence GTGACCCTGATCAAGTGGAGCGAGGAGAACGGACAGGTCCGGCTGGGCCTGCCGGGCGACCTCGACCTGCCGATGGCGCAGCCGCTGGCCGACAGCCTGCGGGCCGCGGCTGCCGCCGCCCCCTGCGTGCTGGTCCAGGCCGACGCGGTGGAGCGGGTCAGCACGGCCTGCGTCCAGGCGCTGGTCGTGGCCGCCCGCGATCTGGCGGAGCATGGCGGGATCTTCGCCGTCCTGTCCCCGTCGGAGGCGCTGACCGAGGCCTGCGAGGATCTGGGACTCGCCTCGTGGCTGAAGCAATGGAGCCAAGCGTGA
- a CDS encoding methyl-accepting chemotaxis protein, whose amino-acid sequence MSRIEAGTAMAGRTATATGIAGWLRNMRIAGRLWIAFGLLLALLVVQGAIGAFGLNRMQDDVGSMAGTARLAVFAKDLEARLVNQRVHGRDYLNTGNPASLDRQRALRDSFNKVLADNRAAIAASPSAAKFAELARLHADYHDQFEAVAEARQRFDRIVQDRLDENGGRVAALLDQIVAAARASGTGEAALLALDADRQWSQLRFQAGRAVGLKDAKAAPLVDPLAERLAKALQPLETMLNGPAAAALSEVGRRAGDFRAAVPDALAVDADIARRTAAAVRTVGQLTETIEAIVAAARADQDAIAAAAAEQATAGMRLSVLLGLLSVLLGAAAAVLIARSIIGPVTGIRKVMADLSDGHLTVTVPHTDAGDELGDMARAVAAFKDEAVEAVRSRIALDRVATNIMMADPDGVITYCNDSILKMFKAAEADLQAWLPGFDSGRLIGRNFDEFHRDPSHQRRILATLTQTYVGSAKAGGHTFRVVASPVIGRHGERLGTVVEWRDLTEELAIEEEISRMVDEAVRGDFTRRIALDGKTGFFRIVSEGINTLAANVENVTEELASMLEALSQGDLTRRIDREYEGVFQRLRDDFNNTVSRLSDTVRRIDAAAAAIATASREVAAGSIDLSERTEQQASSLEETAASMEQLAATVRSNAENAQQVNSFAIEARAAAARGGEVAGNAVSAMQRIEHSSQKISDIIGVIDEIAFQTNLLALNAAVEAARAGDAGRGFAVVAQEVRQLAQRSAQASREIKALILDSGSQVREGVDLVRSAGATLTGIVAGIGRVADLVAQIAHASAEQTAGLDEVNTAIAHMDEMTQKNAALVEESTAAAKSLEEQAQELRAQMGFFILDQGAAAHRSAA is encoded by the coding sequence ATGTCCAGGATCGAGGCAGGGACGGCGATGGCCGGACGGACGGCGACCGCGACCGGCATCGCCGGGTGGCTGAGGAACATGCGCATCGCCGGCCGGCTGTGGATCGCCTTCGGGCTGCTGCTGGCGCTGCTGGTCGTCCAGGGGGCGATCGGCGCCTTCGGCCTGAACCGGATGCAGGACGACGTCGGCTCGATGGCCGGCACCGCCCGCCTTGCCGTCTTCGCCAAGGACCTGGAGGCCCGGCTGGTCAACCAGCGCGTCCACGGCCGCGACTACCTGAACACCGGCAACCCGGCCTCGCTCGACCGCCAGCGCGCGCTGCGCGACTCCTTCAACAAGGTCCTGGCCGACAATCGGGCCGCCATCGCCGCCTCGCCCAGCGCCGCGAAGTTCGCGGAGCTCGCGCGCCTGCACGCCGACTACCACGACCAGTTCGAGGCGGTGGCGGAGGCGCGGCAGCGCTTCGACCGCATCGTGCAGGACCGGCTGGACGAGAACGGCGGCCGCGTCGCCGCCCTGCTCGACCAGATCGTCGCCGCCGCCCGCGCCTCCGGGACCGGGGAGGCCGCCCTGCTGGCGCTCGACGCCGACCGGCAGTGGTCGCAGCTCCGCTTCCAGGCGGGCCGCGCCGTAGGGCTGAAGGACGCCAAGGCGGCTCCCCTGGTCGATCCGCTCGCCGAGCGCCTCGCCAAGGCCCTGCAGCCGCTGGAGACCATGCTGAACGGGCCCGCCGCCGCGGCCCTGTCCGAGGTCGGGCGGCGGGCCGGCGATTTCCGCGCCGCGGTGCCGGACGCGCTGGCCGTCGATGCCGACATCGCCCGGCGCACCGCCGCGGCGGTCAGGACGGTCGGCCAGCTCACCGAGACCATCGAGGCGATCGTCGCCGCCGCCCGCGCCGACCAGGACGCCATCGCCGCCGCCGCCGCCGAGCAGGCGACCGCCGGCATGCGGCTCTCCGTCCTGCTCGGGCTCCTGTCGGTCCTGCTGGGGGCCGCCGCCGCCGTGCTGATCGCCCGCTCGATCATCGGGCCGGTGACCGGCATCCGCAAGGTGATGGCCGACCTGTCCGACGGCCACCTCACCGTCACCGTGCCGCACACCGACGCCGGGGACGAGCTGGGCGACATGGCCCGCGCCGTCGCCGCCTTCAAGGACGAGGCGGTGGAGGCGGTGCGCTCGCGCATCGCGCTCGACCGCGTGGCGACCAACATCATGATGGCCGACCCGGACGGGGTCATCACCTACTGCAACGACTCCATCCTGAAGATGTTCAAGGCGGCCGAGGCGGACCTGCAGGCCTGGCTGCCCGGCTTCGACAGCGGCCGGCTGATCGGCCGGAACTTCGACGAGTTCCACCGCGACCCGTCGCACCAGCGGCGCATCCTCGCCACCCTCACCCAGACCTATGTCGGCTCGGCCAAGGCCGGCGGCCACACCTTCCGCGTGGTGGCGAGCCCGGTCATCGGCCGCCACGGCGAACGGCTGGGCACCGTCGTCGAATGGCGCGACCTGACCGAGGAGCTGGCGATCGAGGAGGAGATCAGCCGCATGGTCGACGAGGCGGTGCGCGGCGACTTCACCCGCCGCATCGCGCTGGACGGCAAGACCGGCTTCTTCCGCATCGTCAGCGAGGGCATCAACACGCTGGCCGCCAACGTGGAGAACGTGACGGAGGAGCTGGCCTCGATGCTGGAGGCGCTGTCGCAGGGCGACCTCACCCGCCGCATCGACCGCGAGTACGAGGGCGTCTTCCAGCGGCTGCGCGACGACTTCAACAACACCGTCTCCCGCCTCTCCGACACGGTCCGGCGCATCGACGCCGCCGCGGCCGCCATCGCCACCGCCAGCCGCGAGGTCGCCGCCGGCAGCATCGACCTGTCGGAACGGACCGAGCAGCAGGCCTCCTCGCTGGAGGAGACGGCGGCCAGCATGGAACAGCTCGCCGCCACCGTCCGCTCCAACGCCGAGAACGCCCAGCAGGTCAACAGCTTCGCCATCGAGGCGCGCGCCGCCGCCGCCCGCGGCGGCGAGGTCGCCGGCAACGCCGTCTCGGCCATGCAGCGGATCGAGCACTCCTCGCAGAAGATCTCCGACATCATCGGGGTGATCGACGAGATCGCCTTCCAGACCAACCTGCTGGCGCTGAACGCCGCGGTGGAGGCGGCGCGCGCCGGCGACGCCGGCCGCGGCTTCGCCGTGGTGGCGCAGGAGGTCCGCCAGCTCGCCCAGCGCTCCGCCCAGGCCTCCAGGGAGATCAAGGCGCTGATCCTCGACAGCGGCAGCCAGGTGCGCGAAGGCGTCGATCTGGTGCGCAGCGCCGGCGCCACCCTCACCGGCATCGTCGCCGGCATCGGCAGGGTGGCCGACCTCGTCGCCCAGATCGCCCACGCCTCCGCCGAGCAGACGGCCGGGCTGGACGAGGTGAACACCGCCATCGCCCATATGGACGAGATGACGCAGAAGAACGCGGCGCTGGTCGAGGAGAGCACCGCCGCCGCCAAGTCGCTGGAGGAGCAGGCGCAGGAGCTGCGCGCCCAGATGGGCTTCTTCATCCTCGACCAGGGTGCCGCGGCGCACCGGTCGGCGGCGTGA